From a single Gadus morhua chromosome 3, gadMor3.0, whole genome shotgun sequence genomic region:
- the LOC115540793 gene encoding uncharacterized protein LOC115540793, producing the protein MAMENYGNFHTQLVSIVEVLANTAVLEICKLVDDGYTHLRLEVSRTQRENLELKSKLRLMEVGAPVPPLGSCPEKGHSADSLLGGQDGETDLLEEKPVVVIKAEQLEEELTGCIMGERHRELPASGMLVECTSLAPESAGAGGDGGCHAQPGVEFLTSDPGSSHASRSEWASSSPCADEDAAGMATPSEEDGPSLDSFHDLFSSPDVAQALSAPGLWEGGAEERLASAFSFRTSSSSSVTTARDPQTAESDGRGHRDAPPCARGQFSGGPVAPPLPHPGHLRQPFLHLQHLHAQRLHPPAAEQPFRCGVCGKHFSQSSHIKRHMSVHTGERPFGCSVCGKRFSQACSLKVHQAVHTGERPYGCSQCGKRFSLLGNMVRHQALHVRKEPHGTVAALYDGNSDEPQHQLLLICVRLVCGSEEMAMMADCVGFQAQIASIIEMLANSAVVEICKLVDDGYAALRSQMDREREKSEKENDALRRKLRDMDVKMRTYERKMRRRIQRADDLHNVQYRPPEEPEDQITCDVPMVTGHMAMEDTPHDLSQEEGVLEPLVKEEAAEKSDCNLDLKVELNIRSERGLSTVLPTAEDPGPSEPPAGCSAGLGGPAGATMDLTCRARRKAPRGPAGAAAGDGEVDLDGGGASDVALKPEAAAAGLEAESDQLAAAAAPPSPERLSLGLDLAWMQERVSHLGAAFAVAQLGLGNPEGGHPAASFAGQGGGADCLDGPPTMVFPGGAAAHDMASFAASFDLAAAGAAAAGPPAAAAAPPSAIGALGGVAKEPMVCGVCGRVFPSTPALELHRRVHAGERPFSCPHCGKGFAQPNNLRVHLLIHSGERRYSCSLCGKSFISSSHLKRHRTVHTQEKPYSCARCGQSFSQMCSVRRHRQQSQCGPERLRHKSTVMGLVSCRNLVTDPAPPVRPPGAHSRLRLPASEKRLPQVEQLKGFSPVWTRWWASRLDSPEKAFPQARHTTTSSSSSSSSSSSSSVLKEGGAVGGAPESGVQRVKKASRSNTETSEAAASLPGRRGCWEVESLDCVLVSVAPAWTGIVVQGSSEGLAWGGIEPQSLPLPPGGARSAYRVLLEVAEAAGEALKRSLEPTCTLVRPILAALSRSLRSAKPRAILSSIRTRGSSPRRTMASRLAFQTQLASIMEVLANAAVAEICKLVDDDYAVVSLQMSQCQRENKALKRKLNLMELKMARGFAERRLRDSAASIGRTRVHVVSNDRFRSSSAASGVVFEGQMDMVPWPGGVVPGTASRETTTCDLQQDMSADVELVEAELVKQEKMEEAEEDVEEEVQLIRADGQMERGPGGGRVQRSSRPQQEVQAAYHHNECPDPAPSASTRGVENEEEPDVKRVKQEAGLESPDHAHPTLIIQEGLVESSTDDYKASLSLDGVSQPAQELQECGQGFSETPADPQAKPSEDPCTTIPVHAGATVTNTQSKDSTSQQPRRPGSEAAASEVSVLDLEAFFTRWTPDSGAPPTAPPSFSTEELLEEEEEEEEEEVVLVGEDHHPPRRRRGFSQRSSRIHTNHSPSPGTSLSASSRIQAPPPQLTWSRAAAMMRTTQTQSLQHGRHGNRTAHRVLHSSQNPLTTNAGLASDVSHRAGTLNRRFAHFPSFPPAGLPARGTEGKGLSSDGSGLDGVSIGLDGVSLGLSNVNMGLGGISMGMDGISGGLGGVSSRLGGGSLGQGGVSIGLDGVNMELDGDSTGQGIASMGLGGDSGGIGDVGGGLDGISSRLGGGSRRRNYVCRACGKAFSGLSNLEAHQRVHTGEKPFSCSTCGKRFSEAGNLKKHQRVHTGDKPYSCPRCGKRFAWVCNLRTHQQTGAGCGSGPGGENLDQLGQ; encoded by the exons ATGGCGATGGAGAACTACGGGAATTTTCACACTCAGTTGGTTTCCATTGTGGAGGTCTTGGCTAATACGGCCGTTCTTGAGATCTGCAAGCTGGTGGACGATGGTTATACCCACCTGAGGCTGGAGGTGTCCCGGACCCAGAGAGAGAACCTGGAACTGAAGAGCAAACTGCGGCTGATGGAAGTTGGAGCCCCCGTCCCGCCGTTGGGGAGCTGCCCCGAGAAAG GTCACAGTGCTGACTCTCTCCTTGGAGGTCAGGATGGAGAAACGGACTTGCTTGAGGAG aaGCCTGTGGTGGTGATCAAGGCAGAGCAGCTGGAAGAGGAGCTAACagggtgcatcatgggagaaCGCCATCGGGAGCTCCCTGCTAGCGGCA tgcTGGTTGAGTGCACCTCTCTCGCCCCTGAGAGCGCCGGGGCTGGCGGCGATGGTGGGTGCCACGCCCAGCCGGGGGTGGAGtttttgacctctgacccaggGAGCTCCCATGCGTCACGCTCTGAGTGGGCGTCGTCCTCGCCGTGCGCCGATGAGGACGCAGCCGGCATGGCGACGCCCTCGGAGGAGGACGGCCCCTCCCTGGACTCGTTCCATGACCTGTTCTCCTCCCCCGACGTAGCGCAGGCGCTGAGCGCTCCTGGCCTCTGGGAGGGAGGTGCGGAGGAGCGCCTGGCATCCGCCTTCTCCTTccggacctcctcctcctcctccgtcaccacggCGAGGGACCCTCAGACCGCCGAGTCGGACGGGCGGGGACATCGGGACGCCCCGCCGTGCGCCCGGGGTCAATTCTCCGGCGGGCCAGTGGCCCCGCCGCTGCCCCACCCGGGGCACCTCCGCCAACCcttcctccacctgcagcaTCTCCACGCCCAGAGGCTCCACCCTCCGGCCGCGGAGCAGCCGTTCCGCTGCGGCGTGTGCGGGAAACACTTCTCCCAGTCCAGCCACATCAAGCGCCACATGAGCGTGCACACGGGCGAGCGGCCGTTCGGCTGCAGCGTGTGCGGGAAGCGCTTCTCGCAGGCGTGCAGCCTGAAGGTGCACCAGGCCGTGCACACCGGCGAGCGGCCCTACGGCTGCTCGCAGTGCGGGAAGCGCTTCTCCCTCCTGGGGAACATGGTGCGGCACCAGGCCCTGCACGTCAGGAAGGAGCCGCATGGCACCGTAGCCGCGCTCTA CGACGGGAACTCAGACGAGCCACAACATC AATTGCTGCTCATTTGCGTGCGGCTGGTCTGCGGGTCAGAGGAGATGGCGATGATGGCGGATTGTGTTGGCTTTCAAGCGCAGATCGCTTCCATCATAGAGATGCTGGCCAACTCTGCCGTGGTGGAGATCTGCAAACTGGTGGACGACGGATACGCAGCCCTGCGCTCCCAGATGGACAGGGAGCGAGAAAAGAGCGAGAAGGAAAACGACGCGCTGCGACGGAAACTACGGGACATGGACGTCAAGATGCGGACCTACGAGCGGAAGATGAGGAGACGGATCCAGCGAGCTGATGATCTGCACAACGTCCAGTATCGGCCCCCCGAAG AACCAGAAGATCAAATAACCTGTGATGTGCCCATGGTCACAGGTCACATGGCCATGGAAGACACACCTCATGACCTGTCGCAG GAGGAGGGCGTGCTGGAGCCCCTGGTGAAGGAGGAAGCCGCTGAGAAGTCAGACTGTAACCTGGACCTCAAGGTGGAGTTGAACATCCGCTCGGAGCGCGGTCTCTCCACAG TGCTGCCGACGGCCGAGGACCCCGGCCCCTCGGAGCCCCCGGCCGGCTGCTCCGCCGGCCTGGGGGGCCCCGCCGGCGCCACCATGGACCTGACCTGCAGGGCCCGGCGGaaggcccccaggggccccgccGGCGCCGCGGCGGGCGACGGAGAGGTTGACCTGGACGGGGGTGGAGCCTCTGACGTGGCCTTGAAgccggaggcggcggcggccggacTGGAGGCGGAGTCCGACcagctggcggcggcggcggcccctcCCAGCCCCGAGCGCCTCAGCCTGGGCCTGGACCTGGCCTGGATGCAGGAGCGCGTCAGCCACCTGGGGGCCGCGTTCGCGGTGGCTCAGCTGGGCCTGGGGAACCCCGAGGGCGGCCATCCGGCGGCGTCCTTCGCGGGccagggcgggggggcggaCTGTCTCGACGGCCCCCCCACCATGGTCTTCCCCGGCGGCGCGGCGGCGCACGACATGGCCTCCTTCGCCGCCTCCTTCGACCTAGCCGCCGCCGGAGCCGCCGCCGCGGGccctcccgccgccgccgccgcccctccCTCGGCCATCGGTGCCCTGGGGGGCGTGGCCAAAGAACCCATGGTGTGCGGGGTGTGCGGCCGCGTGTTCCCCAGCACGCCGGCGCTCGAGCTGCACCGGCGCGTGCACGCCGGCGAGCGGCCGTTCAGCTGCCCCCACTGCGGGAAGGGCTTCGCTCAGCCCAACAACCTGCGGGTCCACCTGCTCATCCACTCGGGGGAGCGCCGCTACAGCTGCTCGCTGTGCGGGAAAAGCTTCATCTCCTCCAGCCACCTGAAGCGCCACCGCACCGTGCACACGcaggagaagccctacagctgcGCACGCTGCGGACAGTCCTTCAGCCAGATGTGTAGCGTCCGTCGCCACCGGCAACAGTCCCAGTGTG GACCTGAGAGGCTGCGACACAAGAGTACGGTCATGGGTCTCGTGTCCTGCAGG AACCTGGTCACTGATCCGGCCCCCCCGGTCCGCCCCCCTGGAGCCCACAGCCGGCTCCG GTTGCCGGCCTCTGAGAAGCGCTTGCCGCAGGTGGAGCAGCTGAAGGGCTTCTCCCCCGTGTGGACCCGTTGGTGGGCCTCCAGGTTGGACAGCCCGGAGAAGGCCTTCCCACAGGCCCGGCACAC gaccacctcttcctcctcctcctcctcttcctccagcagctcttCTGTGCtgaaggagggaggagcagtGGGCGGGGCTCCTGAGTCGGGGGTCCAGCGGGTGAAGAAAGCCTCCAGGTCCAACACAGAGACCTCTGAGGCCGCAGCCTCACTGCCGGGCCGCCGGGGCTGCTGGGAGGTGGAGTCCTTGGACTGCGTGTTGGTGTCTGTGGCCCCCGCATGGACAGGGATAGTAGTGCAGGGCTCTTCTGAAGGCTTGGCCTGGGG AGGCATCGAGCCGCAGTCCCTGCCGCTGCCACCGGGTGGCGCCCGCTCTGCTTACCGTGTCCTGCTGGAGGTCGCAG AGGCTGCCGGAGAGGCTCTGAAGCGGTCGTTGGAGCCGACGTGCACCCTGGTTCGGCCGATACTGGCAGCGCTGTCCCGCAGCCTCCGCTCGGCGAAGCCGCGGGCCATCTTGAGCTCCATCAG AACCAGAGGTAGCAGTCCGAGAAGAACCATGGCTAGCCGCCTAGCCTTCCAGACCCAGCTCGCCTCCATCATGGAGGTGCTGGCTAACGCCGCGGTGGCGGAGATCTGTAAACTGGTGGACGACGACTACGCGGTGGTGAGCCTGCAAATGTCTCAGTgccagagagagaacaaggcGCTGAAGAGGAAGCTCAACCTGATGGAGCTCAAGATGGCCCGCGGCTTCGCCGAGCGGAGGCTGCGGGACAGCGCCGCCAGTATCGGCCGAACCAGGGTGCACGTCGTCTCCAACGACCGCTTCAGATCCTCTTCGGCAGCCTCTG GTGTGGTGTTTGAGGGGCAGATGGACATGGTTCCTTGGCCAGGCGGAGTGGTGCCAGGAACGGCCAGCCGAGAGACCACGACCTGCGACCTCCAGCAGGATATG tctgcgGACGTAGAGCTAGTTGAAGCAGAATTGGTGAagcaggagaagatggaggaggcagaagaggacgtggaggaggaggttcagCTCATCAGAGCAGATG GTCAGATGGAGAGAGGACCTGGGGGAGGCCGGGTCCAGCGGAGCAGCCGCCCTCAGCAGGAGGTCCAGGCCGCCTATCACCACAATGAGTGTCCGGACCCCGCCCCATCAGCCAGCACCAGAGGAGTGGAG AATGAGGAGGAGCCTGACGTGAAGCGAGTGAAGCAGGAGGCGGGGCTAGAGTCTCCAGACCACGCCCACCCCACACTCATCATACAAGAGG GATTGGTGGAATCCAGTACAGACGACTACAAAGCCAGCCTTTCATTGGACGGCGTCAGCCAGCCGGCCCAGGAGCTCCAGGAATGTGGGCAGGGCTTCTCAGAG ACCCCTGCTGACCCCCAGGCCAAGCCTTCAGAAGATCCCTGCACTACTATCCCTGTCCATGCGGGGGCCACAGTCACCAACACGCAGTCCAAGGACTCCACCTCCCAGCAGCCCCGGCGGCCCGGCAGTGAGGCTGCGGCCTCAGAGGTCTCCGTGTTGGACCTGGAGGCTTTCTTCACCCGCTGGACCCCCGACTCAGGAGCCCCGCCCactgctcctccctccttcaGCACAGaagagctgctggaggaagaggaggaggaggaggaggaagaggtggtccTAGTAGGGGAAGACCACCATCCTCCACGCAGGAGGAGAGGGTTCAGCCAGAGGAGCTCTAGAATAcacaccaatcacagcccttctCCAG GCACCTCGCTGTCTGCATCATCACGGAtacaggcccctcccccacaacTCACCTGGAGCAGGGCAGCGGCCATGATGAGAACGACGCAGACCCAGTCGCTGCAGCACGGGCGTCATGGCAACAGGACCGCCCATCGTGTTCTACATTCCTCTCAGAACCCGCTTACCACCAACGCTGGACTTGCTAGCGATGTCAGCCATCGAGCTGGAACACTGAATCGCCGTTTTGCCCATTTCCCCAGCTTTCCCCCAGCCGGTCTACCAGCCAGAGGCACTGAAGGGAAGGGGCTGAGCAGCGATGGTTCGGGACTAGATGGTGTTAGCATTGGGCTCGATGGTGTTAGCCTTGGGCTATCTAATGTTAACATGGGGCTGGGTGGTATTAGCATGGGGATGGATGGCATTAGCGGGGGACTAGGTGGGGTTAGCTCGAGGCTAGGTGGTGGCAGTTTAGGACAAGGTGGTGTTAGCATTGGGCTGGATGGTGTAAACATGGAGTTAGATGGTGATAGCACTGGGCAAGGCATTGCTAGCATGGGGCTAGGTGGGGACAGCGGGGGGATAGGGGATGTTGGCGGGGGCCTCGACGGTATTAGCTCCAGGCTAGGCGGGGGAAGCCGCAGGAGGAACTACGTGTGCAGGGCCTGTGGGAAGGCCTTCTCCGGGCTGTCCAACCTGGAGGCCCACCAACGGGTCCACACGGGGGAGAAGCCCTTCAGCTGCTCCACCTGCGGCAAGCGCTTCTCAGAGGCCGGCAACCTGAAGAAGCACCAGCGGGTCCACACCGGGGACAAGCCCTACAGCTGCCCCCGCTGTGGGAAGCGCTTCGCCTGGGTCTGCAATCTGAGGACCCACCAGCAGACCGGAGCCGGCTGTGGTTCGGGTCCGGGAGGGGAGAATCTGGATCAGCTGGGACAGTGA